Part of the Kitasatospora cineracea genome is shown below.
TCCTCGCCCGCGCCGTGCCGGTGCAGCAGCAGCGCCAGCGCGGCCTGCAGCACCATGAACTCGCTGCACCGCCCGGCCCGGGCCAGCGCGGTGATCCGCCCGGCGGTGGCGGCGTCCACGGTGAAGTGGTGGGTGGCGCCGCCGTGCCCGGCCCCGGCCGGTCGCGGCCGGTCGCAGGGCAGCTCGATCCGCTCGGGCAGGCCGGCCAGCGCCCCGCGCCAGAAATCCAGCTGACGGGACGCCAGGGACTCCGGGTCGTCCTCGGCGCCGAGCAGCTCGCGCTGCCACAGCGTGTAGTCGGCGTAGTCGACCGGCGGCGGCGCCCAACCGGGGGCGCCGCCCGCCAGCCGGGCCCGGTAGGCGGCCCCCAGGTCGCGGAAGAGCGGCGCCAGCGAGGAGCCGTCCGCGGCGATGTGGTGCACCACCAGCACCAGCACGTGCGCGTCGGCGGCCTCCCGCAGCAGCACCGCCCGCAGCGGGACCTCGCGCTCCACGTCGATCGGCTCGGCGACCGCCGCGGCCACCCGGTCCGCGCACTTGCCCGGCTCGACGTCCTCCACCGCGAACGGCAGCCGCACCTCGGCGCCCGGCACGATCCGCTGCACCGGCCCGTCCGGCCCGTCCGGCCCCGACGGCCCCGACGGGAAGACGGTGCGCAGCGCGGCGTGCCGCTCCACCACGTCGTGGCAGGCCAGCCGCAGCGCGTCCACGTCCAGCGGCCCGTCCAGGCGCACCGCGAACGGCACGTGGTAGGTCGCGGACGGGCCGTCCAGGCGGTGCAGGAACCACAGCCGCTGCTGGGCGGGGGAGAGCGGCAGCCGGGCGGGCCGCGGGCCGCGGCGCAGCGCCGGGCGGGCCGGGCGCCCGGCGTCGCGCAGGGCCGCGGCGAGCGCCGCGACCGTCGGGTGCTCGAACAGGGTGCGGATCTGCGCCTCGGTGTCCAGCGCGGAGCGGATCCGGCCCACCAGCAGCGTCGCCAGCAGCGAATTGCCGCCCAGCGCGAAGAAGTTGTCGTCCGCGCCGACCCGGGGCAGGCCCAGCGTCCCGGCGAACAGCCCGGCCAGGATCTCCTCCCGGCCCTCCAGCGGCGCCCGGCCGCCGGTCGGCGCGGCCGCCGCGGGGGCGGGCAGCGCGGCCCGGTCGAGCTTGCCGTTGGCGGTCATCGGCAGCGCCTCCAGCACCACCACCGCCGAGGGCACCAGGTACGCGGGCAGCCGGCCGCCCAGGTACCCGGCCAGCGCCGCCGGGTCCGCGGTCCGGCCCGCCGCCGGGACGGCGTACCCGACCAGGGCCCGGTCGCCCGGCCGGTCCTCGCGGACCACGACGCAGGCCGCCCGCACCGACGGGTGGGCGCGCAGCACCGCCTCCACCTCGCCCGGCTCGATCCGGTGGCCGCGCAGCTTCACCTGCTGGTCGGCCCGCCCCACGTAGGCGACGCTCCCGTCCGCGCACCGGCGCACCAGGTCGCCGGTGCGGTACATCCGGGAGCCCGCCGGGCCCGCCGGGTCGGCGACGAACCGGGCGGCGGTCGCCCCGGGCTGCCCCAGGTAGCCGCGGGCCACGCCCGGCCCCGCCAGGTACAGCTCGCCCTCCGCGCCGTCCGGCACCGGCCGCAGCGCGCCGTCCAGCACCAGGGCGCGCACCCCGTCCAGCGGCCGCCCGACCGGCGGCGCCCCGGCCGGGGCGCCCGCGGCGGGCACCCGGTGCAGCAGCGCGAAGGTGGTGGCCTCGGTCGGCCCGTACGCGTTCAGCACCCGGGTGCCGGGGTGCGCGGCCGCCAGGCGCTGCAGCACCCCCGGCGCGGCCGCCTCGCCGCCGCAGGCCACCAGCCGCAGCAGGCCCAGCGCGCCCGGGTCGGTCTCGGCGACCACGTTGAACAGCGCCGTGGTCAAGAACGCCGCCCGCACCCCGTCCCGCTCCACCGCCTCGCGCAGCGCCGCCGGCTGCAGCACGCCCTCCGGCGCCACCACCACCCGGCCGCCGCGCAGCAGCGGCACCCACAGCTCGAAGGTCGCCGCGTCGAACACGTACGCCGAGTGCAGCAGCACCGCCTCGCCCGCGCCGTCCCCGTCCCAGGTCCGGTCGGCGGCCAGCGCGGCCACGTCCGCGTGCGTGACGCCCACCGCCTTGGGCAGGCCGGTCGAGCCGGAGGTGAACATCACGTACGCCAGCCGCCGCCCGCCCGCCGGGGCGGGCAGCGCGCCGGGCCGCTCCGGCGCCCCGGCCAGCACCCGGCCCGCGCCGTCCACGGTCAGCACCCGCACCCCGGGCCCCAGCGCCCGCACCCACGGGTGCCCGGCGTTGGCCCCGTCCACCACCAGCAGCCGCGGGGCCGCCGCCGCGGCCACCCGCTCCAGCCGCTCGGCCGGCCAGCGCGGGTCCAGCGGCACGTACGCGCCGCCCGCCCGCAGCACCGCCAGCGGCGCGCTGACCTGCGCGGCCGACCGGCCCAGCAGCAGGCCCACCCCCTCCTCCGGGGCCACCCCGAGACCGGCCAGCGCACCCGCCAACCCGTCCGAAACATCCACGAGTTGACGGTAGGTCAGGTGCTCGCCCGCCCCGGCCACCGCGACCGCGCCCGGCCGCCCGGCCGCCCGCCGGGCCACCGCCGCCGCCAGGTCGGTGCCCTCGACGCCGGCCGGCAGCGCCGCCCCCGCGCCCCGGGCCAGCAGCCGCTCCCGCTCGCCCGCCAGCAGCACCGGCAGCGCGTCGGCCCGCCCCGCCAGGCCCCCGCCCAGCACCTCCAGCAACTGCCGCAGCCGGGCCACCGTCCGCTCCGCCCACGGCCGCTCCAGCACCGAGGGCCGGAAGGCGAAGGTGATCCGCAGCGTCCGGCCCGGCGCCACCGTCAGGGTCAGCGGGTAGTGCGCGGCGTCGCTGCCCGCCATGCCGGTCACGGCCAGGCCCGGCAGCGCCCGCCCGGCCGCCCGCAGGCCCTCCTGGTCCAGCGGGTAGTTCTCGAACACCAGCAGGGTGTCGAACAGGGTGTCCAGGCCGGTGGTCGCCGCGATGTCGGTCAGCCCCACGTGCTGGCTGCCCAGCAGCGCGCCCTGCTCGTCCTGCAACCGGGCCAGCAGCGCCGCCAGGCCCTCGCCCGGCCGCACCGCCAACCGCACCGGCACCGTGTTGATGAACAGGCCGACCATCGACTCGACCCCGGGCAGCTCCGGCGGCCGCCCCGACACCGTCGTCCCGAACAGCACGTCCGAGCGGCCGGTCAGCCGCGCCAGCAGCAGCCCCCACGCGCCCTGCACCAGCGTGTTCAGCGTCAGCCGGTGCGCCCGGGCGGTGGCCCGCAGCCGCTCGGCGGCCGCCGCGTCCAGCTCCAGCACCAGCGTCTCGGGCAGCTCGCCCGCGCCCGCCGCCCCGGCCGCCGCCCGCCCCGCCAGCAGCGTCGGCGCCTCCACCCCGGCCAGCGCCGCCCGCCAGGCGTCCAGCGCCGCGCCCCGGTCCTGCCCGGCCAGCCAGGCCAGGTAGGAGCGGTACGGGGCGACCCGGGGCAGCCCGGCCGCGTCGCCCCCGCTCCCGTACAGCTCGAACAGCTCGCGCAGCAGCAGCGGCACCGACCAGCCGTCCAGCAGGACGTGGTGCGCGGTGATCACCAGCCGGTGCCGGTCCGGGCCGGTGCGCAGCAGCGCGAAGCGCATCAGCGGCGGGGAGGCCAGGTCGAAGCGCCGCACCCGGTCGGCGGCCAGGAACTCCCGCAGCCGCCCCTCCACCGCCGCCGCCCCGCCCCCGGCGGCCGCCAGGTCCTGCTCGTGCAGCGGCACCGGCACCTCGGCCGCCACCGCCTGCACCGGCTGGTCCAGGTCCTCGTGCAGGAACCCCACCCGCAGGTTGGCGTGCCGCCGCAGCAGCGCGCCCAGCGCCGCCCGCAGCACCGCCGCGTCCACCCCGCCCTCCAGCGACAGCACGAACTGCGAGGTGTACACGTCCACCGCCTCGGCGTCGTACAGCGCGTGGAAGAGCATGCCCGCCTGCAACGGCGTCAGCGGCAGTACGTCCTCCAACTGGAACCCGGTCATGCGCGTCCACCCCACTTGTTCTGCAGTCGGTCGAGTTGGGCCTGGTCCAGCGAGACCAGGGGAAGGTCGGACGGCGTCCAGCCGCCCGCGTCGGGCTGCGCGGAGTGCTCCGCGACCGCCCGCAGCGCCCGGTCGAAGGCGTCCGCGAGCGCCGCCACGTCCGCCTCCCCGAGCAGGTCGGCGGCCCACGTCCAACGGGCCGTCAGGCGCGGGCCGTCCGGCCCGTCCTCGGTGTGCGCGTTGACGTCCAGCACGTGGTGCACCGGCATGCCCGGGTCCGCCGGAGCCGGCGCGCCGCCGTCCGGCAGCACCTCCCAGTCCGCCGCCGGGCCGTCGCCGGGCGCCGGGTGGCGGCCCAGGTAGTTGAAGCCGATCCGCGGCCCGGCCCCGCCGGACAGCCGCCCCCGGGCGGCCGGGTCCAGGTGCCGCAGCACCCCGTACCCGACGCCGTGGTCCGGCACCGCCCGCAGCTGCTCCTTGACGTTCTTCACCGCCCGGTCCACCAGCCCGGCGTCGAACCGGCCCGGCGCCCGCGGGTCCAGCGGCCCCGGGTCCAGCAGCACCGGGTACAGGCTGGTGAACCAGCCCACCGTGCGCGACAGGTCCAGGCCCTCGGCGAGCTGCTCGCGCCCGTGGCTCTCCAGGCCCACCAGCACCCCCGCCCGCCCGTCCGACCCGGACCGCTCCGCCCGCCAGGAACGCACCGCCAGCGCCAGCGCCGTCAGCAGCACGTCGTCCACCCCGGCGTGGAACGCCTGCGGCGCCGTGGTCAGCAGCTCCCGGGTGCAGCCGGCCGCCGGACGGGTGGTCAGCGACCGGGTCCGCCCCGCCGTGTCCCGGGCCGCGTCCAGCGCCCGGGCGCCCAGCGGCGGCTCCTCGGCCCGCGCCACCGCCTCCCACAGCGGCAGCTCGCCCGCCCGGTCCCCGGCCGCGCCCTGCGCCGCCAGCAGCCGCGCCCAGGCCCGGTACGAGGTGCCCACCGGCGGCAGCACCGCGTCCGGCGCGCCCGACACCGCCCGCCAGGCGGTCGCCAGGTCCTCGACCAGGATCCGCCAGGACACCGCGTCCACCGCCAGGTGGTGCACCAGCAGCAGCAGCCGCCCGCGCGCGGACGGCCCCGCGTCGCACCACACCGCCTCCAGCACCCCGCCGTGCGTCGGCCGCAGCCGCCCCCGGGCCCGCTCGCCCTCGGCGGCCAGCACCTCCCGCACCCGCGGCTCGGCCAGGCCCGCCACGTCCAGCCGCACCAGCCGCGGCCCGACCGGCACCGCCCCGCGCGGCAGCGCCTCCAGCGCCGCCGCACCGCCCGCGGCCCGGGTCACCCGCACCCGCAGCATGTCGTGGTGGTCGACCAGCAGCTGCAGCGCCGCCGCCAGCCGCTCCCGGTCCGCCCCGGCCGGGGTGCGCAGCACCACGGACTGGTGGTAGCCGTCGGTGGGGCCCGGCCGGTCCAGGAACCAGGCCGCGATCGGGGTCGGCGGCATGGCGCCCGTCCCGTCCCCGGCCGCCGCCGCGGGCACCGCGCCCGCCGCCCGGGCCACCTCGGCCACCGCCCGCGGCGTCCGGTGCAGGAACACGTCGCGCGGGGTGACCAGCAGCCCCGCCTCCCGGGCCCGGCTGACCAGCTGGATCGACAGGATGCTGTCCCCGCCCAGCGCGAAGAAGTCCTCCTCCGGCCCGACCTCCGGCACCCGCAGCACCCCCGCGAACACCTCGCACAGCACCCGCTCCGGCCCGGCCGCGGGCCGGCCCGCCCCGCTCCCGGCCACCGCCGCCGCGGGCCGCGGCGGATCGGGCAGCGCCCGCCGGTCCGCCTTCCCGCTGGGCAGCAGCGGCAGCGCCGCCAGCCGCACGAACACCGCCGGCACCAGCGCCGCCGGCAGCACCTGCGCCAGCCGGGCCCGCAGCTCCGCGTCCGACGGCAGCGCGCCGCCCGCCGCGGGCACCAGGTAGGCCACCAGCCGCTCCGCCCGCACCAGCACGCAGGCCGCGCCCACCCCGTCCAGCGCGGTCAGCGCCGCCTCCACCTCGCCCGGCTCGATCCGCAGGCCGTGCAGCTTCACCTGGTCGTCGTCGCGCCCCAGGTAGCGCAGCAGCCCGTCCGCGCCCCGCCGCACCAGGTCGCCGGTGCGGTACATCCGCGTCCCGTCCGCCGCGAACGGGTCCGCCACGAACCGGGACCCGGTCAGCGCCGCCCGCCCCAGGTAGCCGCGGGCCAGGCCCGCACCCGCCAGGTACAGCTCGCCCACCGCCCCCGGCGGCACCGGCCCCAGGGCGTCGTCCAGCACGTACGCCCGCAGGTTGTCCACCGGACGCCCCAGCGGCACGCCGCCCGCCCCGTCCTCCGCGGGCCGCCAGCGGTGCGCGGTGGCGTCGATGGTCGCCTCGGTCGGCCCGTACAGGTTGTGCACCGCCACGCCCCAGGCCCGCGCGGCCCGCCCGGCCAGCGCCCCGGTCAGCGGCTCGCCGCCGCACAGCACCGCCCGCAGCGCGGCCGGCGCCGCCTCCCGCTCCGTCTCGCCCAGCACCAGCGCCAGCAGCGACGGCACGAACTGGGCCACCGTCACGCCCTCGGCGCGCATCCGGGCCAGCAGCCCGGCCGGGTCGTGGTTCAGCTCCGGCGGCACCGGGCAGGTCGCCCCGCCGTGCAGCAGCGGCAGCCAGGTCTCCCACACCGAGGCGTCGAAACTCGGCGAGGTCCTGGCCAGCACCCGGTCCGCCCCGGTCAGGCCCAGGTGCCCGGCCAGCCACGCCATGTGGTTGACCAGCCCCGCGTGGGTGACCAGCACCCCCTTGGGACGGCCGGTGGAACCCGAGGTGTGGATCACGTACGCGGCGTCCAGCGGCGCCGGGTCCACCAGCGCCACCTCCGGGACCTCCCCGGCCCCGTCCGGCGCCCCGCCGCCGTCCAGCGCCAGCACCGGCACCGGCAGCTCCGGCAGCGCCGCCAGCACCCCCGCCGGGGCCAGCAGCAGCACCGGCCGGGCGTCCTCCACCACGAACCGCAGCCGCCCCGCCGGGTACTGCGGGTCCAGCGGCAGCCACGCCGCGCCCGCCTTCGCCACCGCCAGCATCGCCACCACCTGCTCCGCGGTGCCCGGCATCGCCAGCGCCACCACGTCCCCGCGCCGCACCCCGCGCCCGCGCAGCCGCCGCGCCAGCGCGTCCGAACGCGCGTCCAGCTCCGCGAAGGTCAACGACGCCGCGCCGGCCCGCACCGCGAGCGCGTCCGGGGTGCGCGCGCACTGCGCCCGGAACGCCCCCGGCACCGACCGCTCCGCCACCGCCCGCACCGGCCCGCGGGCCGCCTCGGCCAGCGCCGCCCGCTCCGCGCCGTCCAGCACCGGCACCGCGCCCACCCGCAGCCCCGGATCGGCCGCCAGCACGCCCAGCAGCCGCACCAGCCGCTCCGCCAGCGCCCGCGCCGTGGCCGGCTCGAACAGGTCCGCGGCGAACTCCAGCGTCCCGTCCAGCCCCAGCGGGCGGCCCCGCCCGTCCCGGCGCTCGGCGAAGGTGAAGGTCAGGTCGAACTTGCTGATCCCGGTGCGCACCGGCTGCTGCGCCACCACCAGCCCCGGCAGCTCCAGCTCCGCCCCGGCGTTGTTCTGCAGCGCCAGCATCACCTGGAACAGCGGGTGGCGGCTCTCGGTCCGCTCCGGCTCCAGCGCGTCCACCAGCCGCTCGAACGGCACGTCCTGGTGCGCGTACGCCGCCAGGTCGAACTCCCGCACCCGGTCCAGCACCTGCTCGAACGTCGGGTCCCCCGACAGGTCGGTGCGCAGCACCAGCGTGTTCACGAAGAAGCCCACCAGCTCGTCCAGCGCCTCGTCGGTGCGCCCCGCCACCGGCGTGCCCAGGGCGATGTCCTCGCCCGCGCCGTGCCGGTGCAGCAGCACCGCCAGCGCCCCCTGCAGCACCATGAACAGGCTGCAGCCGCGCGAGCGGGCCAGCGCGTCCAGCGCCCGGTGGGTGTCCGGGTCCACCGGGAAGGCGAACGCGTCGCCCCGGTGCGAGGCCACCGCCGGCCGCGGCCGGTCCACCGGCAGCTCCAGCACGTCCGGCAGATCCGCCAACGCCTCCTCCCAGAACGCCAGCTGACGCGCCGCCAGCCCCGCCGGGTCGCCCTCGTCGCCCAGCAGGGCGCGCTGCCACAGCGTGTAGTCCGCGTACTGCACCGGCAGCTCCGCCCAGCCCGGCGCCCGCCCCGCCGACCGGGCCCGGTACGCCGCGCCCAGGTCCCGGGACAGCGGCGCCAGCGACCAGCCGTCGCCCGCGACGTGGTGCACCAGCAGCACCAGCACGTGCGCGTCCGGCCCCAGCCGCAGCAGCCGGGCCCGCACCGGGCGCTGCACCGCCACGTCGAAGGCGTACGCCGTCTCGGCCGCCAGCACCGCGTCCAGCTGCGCCGGGTCCACCTCCCGCGGCGTCAGGTCCAGGTCCGCGCCCGCCGCGTCCAGCACCACCTGCCGGGGCACGCCCCCCGTCTCCGGGAAGACCGTGCGCAGGCTCTCGTGCCGCCCCACCACGTCGGTCAGCGCCCGGCCCAGCGCCGCCGCGTCCAGCGGCCCGTCCAGCCGCAGCACCAGCGGCACGTTGTACGTCGCGCTCGGCCCCTCGAAGCGGTGCAGGAACCACAGCCGCTGCTGCGCGTACGACAGCGGCAGCGGATCGGGCCGCCCGGCCGCCCGCTCCAGCCGGGGCCGCTCGGCCCGCGCACCGTCCAGCGCCGCCGCCAGCGCGGCCGGCGTCGGGTGCTCGAAGACCGTCCGCACCTCGGTGTCCACGTCCAGCACCGAGCGCAGCCGGGCCGCCAGCCGGGTCGCCAGCAGCGAGTGCCCGCCCAGCGCGAAGAAGTCCTCGTCCGCACCGACCGACGCCCGGCCCAGCAGGTCCGCGAACAGCCCGCACACCAGCTCCTCGCGGGCCGTGCGCGGCGCCCGCCCCGCCCCGGCGCCCGCCCCGTCCTCGGGCACCGGCAGCGCCGCCCGGTCCACCTTCCCGTTCGGGTTCAGCGGGAACGCCGCCAGCAGCACCACCGCCGCCGGCACCATGTACCCCGGCAGCACCCGGCCCACCGCCCGCGCCAGCTCCGCCGGCCGCGGCGCGGCCCCGGCCGCCGGGACGACGTACGCCACCAGCCGCCGGTCGCCCGGCACGTCCTCGCGCACCAGCACGAACGCGTCCGCGACCTCCGGCAGCGCCGCCAGCACGCCCTCGATCTCGCCCGGCTCCACCCGGTAGCCGCGCAGCTTCACCTGCCCGTCGGCCCGGGCGACGTACGCCACCTCCCCGTCCGCCGTCCAGCGCACCAGGTCGCCGGTGCGGTACATCCGCGAGCCGTCCGCCGCGAACGGGTCCGCCACGAACCGCTCCGCGCTCGCCCCCGGCCGGCCCAGGTAGCCGCGCGCCACGCCCCGGCCCGCCAGGTACAACTCGCCCACCACGCCCGGCGCGACCTGGTTCAGCGCCGCGTCCAGCACGTGCAGCCGCATCCCGTCCAGCGGCCGCCCGATCGGCGGCGGACCGGCCGGCAGCCCGGGGGAGACCCGGTGGCGGGTGGCGAACGTGGTCGTCTCGGTCGGCCCGTACACGTGCAGCACCGCCGTGTCCGGCGCGGTCGCCGCCACCCGCTGCATCGCGTCCGGCGAGGCCAGCTCCCCGCCCGCGCACACCACCCGCAGGCCCGCGAACGCCCCCGGGTCGGTCTCCGCCACCACGTTGAACAGCGCCGTGGTCAGGAACAGCGCCGTCACCCCCTGCTCGTGCACCGCCACGTCCAGCGTCCGGGCCTCCAGCAGCCCCGGCGGGGCGACCACCACCCGGCCGCCGTTCAGCAGCGGCGCCCAGACCTCGAACGTCGAGGCGTCGAAGACGTACGCCGAGTGCATCAGCACCGCGTCCACCGCCCCGTCCGCCCACGCCCCGTCCGCGGCCAGCGCCGCCACGTCCGCGTGGCTCACCCCGACGCCCTTGGGCAGACCGGTCGAACCCGAGGTGAACATCACGTACGCCAGCGCCTCCGGGCCCGCCACCCGGGCCGGACGCCCCGGCCGCGGCGGCGCGCCGCGCAGCACCCGCCCGCACCGGTCCAGCACCACCACCGGCAGGCCCCGCTCCGCCACCCACGGCGACCCGGCCCCCTCCTCGTCCACCAGCAGCAGCCGCAGCCCCGCCACCTGCGCCACCCGGTCCAACCGCTCGCCCGGCCAGCGCGCGTCCAGCGGCACGTACACCGCCGCCGCCCGCACCGCCCCCAGCGAGGCCGTCACCTGCGCCGCCGAACGCCCCAGCAGCACCCCCACCCGGTCCTCCGGACCCACCCCGTGCCCGGCCAGCACCCCCGCCAACTCCGCCGACAGCCCGTCCAGTTCGCGGTAGCTCAGCACCCCGCCGCCGTCCACCACGGCCGGCGCGCCCGGCGCGTGCCGGACCTGCCGGCCGAACAGCGCGGGCAGCGTCCCCGCCACCGCCGAACCCGGCCCCGAGGGCAGCTCCCGCGCCGTGCCCCAGCGCGACAGCCGCAGGTGCTCCCCGGCCGTCAGCAGGTCGTACCCTGACACCCGCCGGTCCGGCTCGGCCGCCACCAGCTCCAGCAGCCGCACCAGCCGGGCCGCCAGCGCCTCGGCCGTCGAACGGTCGAACAGCGCGGTGGCGTACTCCAGCCCCGCGGCCAGCCCGCCCGCCCCGGCGGCTCCGGCGCCGCCCGCCCCGGTGCTCCGGCGTCCCCGGCGCCCCCGGTGTCCTCGGCGAAGGAGAAGGTCAGGTCGAACTTGCTCAGCCCGTTGTGCACCAGCCGCTGCTCCACCGCCAGCCCCGGCAGCTCCGGCCGGGCCGCCCGCTGGTTCTGCAGCACCACCACGGTCTGGAACAGCGGGTGGTGGTCCCGGGCCCGCACCGGGTTCAGTTCCTCCACCAGCCGCTCGAACGGCACGTCCTGGTGCGCGAACGCCGCCAGGTCGAACTCCCGCACCCGGCCCAGCAGTTCACGGAACGTCGGATCCCCGACAGGTCGGTGCGCAGCACCAGCGTGTTCACGAAGAACCCCACCAGGTCCGCCAGCGCCTCGTCGGTCCGCCCCGCCACCGGCGCCCCCAGCGGCACGTCCTCGCCCGCCCCGTGCCGGGACAGCAGCGCCGCCACCGCCGCCCGCAGCACCATGAACAGCGTCCCGCCCGCCGACCGCGCCAACCCCAGCAGCGCCGCGTGCAGCGCCGGCGGCACCTCGAACTCCACCACGCCCCGCGCGGATCCGCCACCGCCGGCCGCGGCCGGTCCCACGGCAGCTCCACCAGCCCCGGCAGCCCCGCCAACGCCCCCCGCCAGTGCGCCAACTGCTCCCGCAGCAGCGCCCCGTCCTCCCGCAGCAGCTCGCGCTGCCAGCACGCGTAGTCCGCGTACTGCAACGCCCGCCCCGCCGCCGGCTCCGGAACGCCGCCCGCCAGCCGGGCCCGGTAGGCCGCCCCCAGGTCCCGCACCAGCGGCCCCAGCGACCAGCCGTCCCCCGCGATGTGGTGCAGCACCAGCACCAGCACGTGGTGCTCCGGCGCCGGCCCGCAGCAGCCGCACCCGCAGCGGCGGGTCCACCAGCACGTCGAACGGCTCGCCGACCGCCGCCAGCACCGCCGCCTCCAGGTCCTTCGGCGCCGTGCTCTCCACCGGCGGACGCGGCACCGCCACCGCCGCGTCCAGCACCACCTGGTGCGGCACCCCGTCCCGCTCCGGGAACACCGTGCGCAGCGACTCGTGCCGCCCCACCACGTCCAGCAGCGCCCCGCCCAGCGCCTCCGGGTCCAGCGCACCGCGCAACTCCAGCACCAGCGGCAGGTTGTACGCCGAACCCGGCCCCTCCATCCGGTTCAGGAACCACAGCCGGCCCTGCGCGAACGACAGCGGCACCGGACCGGACCGCTCCACCGCCCGCACCGGCGGCCGGCCCGACTCCGCGGCCGGCTCCAGCACCCGCGCCAGCGCCGCCGCCGTCGGGTGCTCGAACAGCGTGCGGACAGCCAGCTCCGCGCCCAGCACCGACCGCACCCGGCCCACCACCCGCATCGCCAGCAGCGAGTGCCCGCCCAGCTCGAAGAAGCCCTCCTCCGGCCCGACCTCCGCCCGCTCCAGCACCTCCGCGAAGATCCCCGCCAACAGCTCCTCGCGCACCGTGCGCGGCGCCCGCCCCGCCCCGGCGCCCCCGGCCCCCTCCGCGGGCACCGGCAGCGCCGACCGGTCCACCTTCCCGTTGGGCAGCACCGGCAGCGCCTCCAGCACCACCACCGCCTCCGGCACCAGGTACCCGGGCAGCACCCCGGCCAGCGCCCCCGCAACGCCCCCGCCGCCACCCCCGGCGCGACCGCGTACCCCACCAGCCGCGGCCGCCCCGGCACGTCCTCCCGGACCACCGCGCACGCCGCCGCCACCCCCGGCAGCGCCAGCAGCGCCGCCGCCACCTCGCCCGGCTCGACCCGGAACCCGCGCAGCTTCACCTGCTCGTCGGCCCGCGCCACGTACTGCAGCAGCCCGTCCGCACCCCACCGCACCAGGTCGCCGGTCCGGTACATCCGCGAGCCGTCCGCCCCGAACGGGTCC
Proteins encoded:
- a CDS encoding non-ribosomal peptide synthetase, translated to MTGFQLEDVLPLTPLQAGMLFHALYDAEAVDVYTSQFVLSLEGGVDAAVLRAALGALLRRHANLRVGFLHEDLDQPVQAVAAEVPVPLHEQDLAAAGGGAAAVEGRLREFLAADRVRRFDLASPPLMRFALLRTGPDRHRLVITAHHVLLDGWSVPLLLRELFELYGSGGDAAGLPRVAPYRSYLAWLAGQDRGAALDAWRAALAGVEAPTLLAGRAAAGAAGAGELPETLVLELDAAAAERLRATARAHRLTLNTLVQGAWGLLLARLTGRSDVLFGTTVSGRPPELPGVESMVGLFINTVPVRLAVRPGEGLAALLARLQDEQGALLGSQHVGLTDIAATTGLDTLFDTLLVFENYPLDQEGLRAAGRALPGLAVTGMAGSDAAHYPLTLTVAPGRTLRITFAFRPSVLERPWAERTVARLRQLLEVLGGGLAGRADALPVLLAGERERLLARGAGAALPAGVEGTDLAAAVARRAAGRPGAVAVAGAGEHLTYRQLVDVSDGLAGALAGLGVAPEEGVGLLLGRSAAQVSAPLAVLRAGGAYVPLDPRWPAERLERVAAAAAPRLLVVDGANAGHPWVRALGPGVRVLTVDGAGRVLAGAPERPGALPAPAGGRRLAYVMFTSGSTGLPKAVGVTHADVAALAADRTWDGDGAGEAVLLHSAYVFDAATFELWVPLLRGGRVVVAPEGVLQPAALREAVERDGVRAAFLTTALFNVVAETDPGALGLLRLVACGGEAAAPGVLQRLAAAHPGTRVLNAYGPTEATTFALLHRVPAAGAPAGAPPVGRPLDGVRALVLDGALRPVPDGAEGELYLAGPGVARGYLGQPGATAARFVADPAGPAGSRMYRTGDLVRRCADGSVAYVGRADQQVKLRGHRIEPGEVEAVLRAHPSVRAACVVVREDRPGDRALVGYAVPAAGRTADPAALAGYLGGRLPAYLVPSAVVVLEALPMTANGKLDRAALPAPAAAAPTGGRAPLEGREEILAGLFAGTLGLPRVGADDNFFALGGNSLLATLLVGRIRSALDTEAQIRTLFEHPTVAALAAALRDAGRPARPALRRGPRPARLPLSPAQQRLWFLHRLDGPSATYHVPFAVRLDGPLDVDALRLACHDVVERHAALRTVFPSGPSGPDGPDGPVQRIVPGAEVRLPFAVEDVEPGKCADRVAAAVAEPIDVEREVPLRAVLLREAADAHVLVLVVHHIAADGSSLAPLFRDLGAAYRARLAGGAPGWAPPPVDYADYTLWQRELLGAEDDPESLASRQLDFWRGALAGLPERIELPCDRPRPAGAGHGGATHHFTVDAATAGRITALARAGRCSEFMVLQAALALLLHRHGAGEDVPLGTAVAGRTDEATADLVGFFVNTLVLRTDLSGDPTFRELLDRVKEFDLAAYAHQDVPFERLVELLNPARADHHPLFQTMLVLQNHSPAAPAELPGLAVRPVPVDLGASKFDLSFTFVATPDGAAPDGSVPDGAGGLAATVDYATALFDADTVRALAERLVRLLRAVTDDPGLPLHAYPVLDPAEQARLERWGTGPRAEPPAAFPELFARQLRRTPDAPAVRDPRTTLTYRQLDARAGALARRLTALGVGPEDRVAVALPRDSGLAVALLAVLRAGAAYLPLDPAYPAARLAYMLEDAAPRLLLTTPEVHAGLPGSAVPHLYPDAAGGAPDVPPGPEPAVDPAHPAYVIYTSGSTGRPKGVVVTHRGIAALAGTQRERLRAGDGSRVLQLASVSFDAAFWELCMGLLSGACLELDTREALLPGPALAARVREHGITHLTLPPAALAVLPAGSLPAGTTLVLAGETCPPALARAWAPGRFLVNAYGPTETTVCATMSGFRPAGALPAGERPDRAVPIGVPVDGTRVRVLDARLSPVPPGVVGELYVSGEGLARGYLGRPGLTASRFVADPAGAPGERMYRTGDLARWRRDGQVEYVGRADEQVKLRGFRIEPGEVEAALTALPGVAAACVVVREDRPGDRRLVAYTVPDGPDGAPTDAAELRARLADVLPGHLVPAAYVRLDALPLTPNGKTDRRALPAPEGPATAGRGPRTERERVLCEVFAQTLGLPGVAATDDFFASGGHSLLVVTLAQRIEERCGRRLSLRALFAAPTPEGVARLLDGPAPGSGAGAEAVDWAAEVRLAPDITGTARPRADRPRAVLPAPVPLLTGASGFLGAFLLRDLLEATGGPVDCLVRAADERDGALRLERNLRRYGLWREHYRDLVRPVPGDLGAPGLGLDPQARAALLRRLGPVVHNGARVNFAAGYRELRGANVAGTEELLRLLADSRSPGLHHVSTTGVHPATGGPATVTERTPAGPVEALPDGYAQSKWVAEGLVALARERGLPVTVHRPGRISGDTATGACQDRDLLWQLIKGCLQAGAVPDLPPGSTGWVPVDYVSAAITAFVLAAPAGTGTFHLTHPEPPDLAQVFAAAETLGYRLRTLPADHWRATVAARHDNAAQLFLGETGPAPEPAAARRFDSRRTAEAAARLGVRPAPLTEEVLIRYLSYFRTTGFLPAPGTA